The following coding sequences lie in one Leucobacter allii genomic window:
- the sufU gene encoding Fe-S cluster assembly sulfur transfer protein SufU, whose translation MSALDGLYQELILDHSKRPVGKGPLDAPAGDVTASHHEFNPSCGDEIDLSIAVDPATGAIDALAWEGQGCSISMASASILSQLVRDERLTVDDARARIGAFREMIQSRGDGEPDEELLGDAIALQGVSKFVMRVKCAMLGWVALEADLAQVEVARA comes from the coding sequence ATGAGCGCGCTCGACGGGCTGTACCAGGAACTCATCCTCGACCACTCGAAGCGGCCGGTGGGCAAGGGCCCGCTCGACGCCCCCGCGGGGGACGTCACGGCCTCGCACCACGAGTTCAACCCGAGCTGCGGCGATGAGATCGACCTCTCCATCGCGGTGGATCCCGCGACGGGCGCGATCGACGCGCTCGCCTGGGAGGGGCAGGGCTGCTCCATCTCCATGGCCTCGGCGTCGATCCTGTCCCAGCTCGTGCGGGACGAGCGCCTCACCGTCGACGACGCCCGTGCGCGCATCGGGGCGTTCCGCGAGATGATCCAGTCCCGCGGCGACGGCGAGCCGGACGAGGAGCTCCTGGGCGACGCGATCGCCCTGCAGGGCGTCTCGAAGTTCGTGATGCGCGTGAAGTGCGCCATGCTCGGCTGGGTGGCCCTCGAGGCGGACCTCGCCCAGGTCGAGGTCGCGCGGGCGTAG
- a CDS encoding MFS transporter, which translates to MPSTPASPAPAARAGGLISRTGLAYYPVALVARLPFAMMVIGVLTLVVTARESVELGGLTSAMVGLGVACVGPLIGAAADRFGQRPTLLIAGAANSVLLGLLAWLAFGDAPIWLVFAAAFLSGATVPQISPMSRSRLVTIIQGELPLARRSRTMSTALAYESAADEVIFVFGPVIVGVLATAWGAWAPVAGAAVLTVLFVTAFALHRTSAPAKSSEERAATLAPAAELGRPALLVTVLGILSVGLFFGSMLTALTAFMQDRGAAEQAGIVYGVMGVGSAIFAIGVAILPPRFTLRARWPVFALLIVSGAVLLQTADDLPRMLLSLALMGIGIGPLLVTLYSFGAHRSPEGRSATVMSMLGSALMVGQSAAAAITGAVAEQAGTRAALLLPLGAALLALLSGIANVALTPAAERLALRTGPIPLD; encoded by the coding sequence ATGCCCTCGACGCCTGCATCCCCCGCTCCGGCCGCCCGCGCGGGCGGGCTGATCTCCCGCACCGGCCTCGCCTACTACCCCGTCGCCCTCGTGGCGCGGCTGCCGTTCGCGATGATGGTGATCGGCGTGCTCACCCTCGTCGTCACCGCCCGCGAGTCGGTCGAACTGGGCGGGCTCACCTCCGCGATGGTCGGGCTCGGCGTCGCCTGCGTCGGGCCGCTCATCGGCGCCGCCGCCGACCGCTTCGGCCAGCGCCCGACGCTCCTCATCGCGGGAGCCGCCAACAGCGTGCTCCTGGGTCTTCTCGCCTGGCTCGCATTCGGCGACGCGCCGATCTGGCTCGTCTTCGCCGCTGCGTTCCTCTCCGGAGCCACAGTGCCGCAGATCTCGCCCATGTCGCGCTCGCGCCTGGTCACCATCATCCAGGGCGAGCTGCCCCTCGCCCGCCGCTCGCGGACGATGTCGACCGCCCTCGCCTACGAGTCGGCGGCCGACGAGGTCATCTTCGTCTTCGGTCCCGTCATCGTCGGCGTCCTCGCCACCGCCTGGGGGGCCTGGGCGCCGGTGGCGGGCGCGGCCGTGCTCACCGTGCTGTTCGTCACGGCGTTCGCACTGCACCGCACGAGCGCGCCGGCGAAATCGAGCGAGGAGCGCGCGGCCACGCTCGCCCCGGCCGCCGAGCTCGGACGCCCGGCGCTGCTCGTGACCGTGCTCGGCATCCTCTCCGTCGGCCTGTTCTTCGGCTCGATGCTCACGGCGCTGACGGCGTTCATGCAGGATCGCGGAGCCGCGGAGCAGGCGGGCATCGTCTACGGCGTCATGGGCGTCGGTTCCGCGATCTTCGCCATCGGTGTCGCGATCCTGCCGCCGCGCTTCACCCTCCGCGCCCGCTGGCCGGTGTTCGCGCTCCTCATCGTCTCGGGCGCGGTCCTGCTCCAGACGGCGGATGATCTGCCGCGCATGCTCCTGAGCCTCGCGCTCATGGGGATCGGGATCGGCCCGCTGCTCGTCACCCTGTACAGTTTCGGCGCCCATCGCAGCCCGGAGGGCCGCTCGGCGACCGTGATGTCCATGCTCGGTTCGGCGCTCATGGTCGGCCAGTCCGCCGCGGCCGCGATCACGGGGGCCGTCGCCGAACAGGCGGGCACCCGGGCCGCCCTCCTGCTGCCGCTCGGCGCCGCGCTGCTCGCCCTGCTCTCGGGCATCGCGAACGTCGCGCTCACCCCCGCCGCCGAGCGACTCGCCCTCCGGACGGGGCCGATCCCGCTCGATTGA
- a CDS encoding aminotransferase class V-fold PLP-dependent enzyme codes for MEIMPADAFTPAELAALRREFPYFAAHDAAARDTGAAQSAYLDAAATSQRPARVLDAERSFLETANAAVHRGTSGAVGAATEAFEGARAAVARFVGAGAPEQIVWAENATDALNLVALGMAEANAALGDGARAAQLGVPGSERFALGPGDEILVTEAEHHANLIPWQRLAARTGAEFRYVPVREDGTWTLDDAREALSGRTRVFAFAHVSNVTGAVSPVAELAELARSVGAVTVLDACQSVPHIPVDLGALGVDFAAFSAHKALGPNGLGVLYGRSEILAALPPARTGGSAITRVTMERAEFMPPPLRFEPGTQPVSQAVGLGAAIAFLEEVGMSRAAAHEHALIERLVEGIAAMPGVRLLGPADPARRVALAAVAVEGLHAHDVGQFLDEQGVLVRVGHHCAQPLHRALGMASSTRASVHLTTTEDEVDRFLDALRGAQRYFGVEAA; via the coding sequence ATGGAGATCATGCCTGCTGACGCGTTCACCCCGGCCGAGCTCGCCGCGCTCCGCCGCGAGTTCCCCTATTTCGCCGCGCACGACGCCGCCGCGCGCGACACCGGCGCGGCGCAGTCCGCCTACCTCGACGCCGCCGCGACCTCCCAGCGCCCCGCCCGCGTGCTCGACGCCGAGCGGTCGTTCCTCGAGACCGCGAACGCCGCCGTGCATCGGGGCACGAGCGGAGCCGTCGGGGCGGCGACGGAGGCCTTCGAGGGCGCCCGCGCCGCGGTCGCGCGCTTCGTCGGCGCCGGGGCGCCCGAGCAGATCGTCTGGGCGGAGAACGCGACGGATGCGCTGAACCTCGTGGCGCTCGGCATGGCCGAGGCGAACGCCGCGCTCGGGGACGGCGCGCGCGCCGCGCAGCTCGGCGTCCCCGGCAGCGAGCGCTTCGCCCTGGGGCCGGGCGATGAGATCCTCGTGACCGAGGCGGAGCATCACGCGAACCTCATCCCCTGGCAGCGGCTCGCCGCGAGGACCGGCGCCGAGTTCAGGTACGTTCCCGTGCGCGAGGACGGCACCTGGACGCTCGACGACGCGCGCGAGGCCCTCTCCGGGCGCACCCGTGTCTTCGCGTTCGCGCACGTCTCGAACGTCACCGGAGCCGTGTCGCCCGTCGCGGAGCTCGCGGAGCTCGCGCGCTCCGTGGGAGCCGTCACCGTGCTCGACGCCTGCCAGTCCGTGCCGCACATCCCGGTCGATCTCGGCGCGCTCGGCGTCGACTTCGCCGCGTTCTCGGCGCACAAGGCGCTCGGCCCGAACGGGCTCGGCGTGCTCTACGGGCGGTCCGAGATACTCGCGGCCCTCCCCCCGGCGCGCACGGGCGGCTCCGCGATCACGCGGGTGACGATGGAGCGCGCCGAGTTCATGCCGCCCCCGCTGCGCTTCGAGCCGGGCACGCAGCCGGTGTCGCAGGCCGTGGGGCTCGGCGCCGCGATCGCGTTCCTCGAGGAGGTGGGGATGTCGCGCGCCGCCGCGCACGAGCACGCGCTCATCGAGCGGCTCGTCGAGGGGATCGCCGCCATGCCGGGCGTGCGCCTGCTGGGACCGGCGGATCCCGCACGGCGCGTCGCGCTCGCCGCCGTCGCGGTCGAGGGACTGCACGCCCACGACGTCGGGCAGTTCCTCGACGAGCAGGGCGTGCTCGTGCGCGTCGGCCACCACTGCGCGCAGCCGCTCCACCGAGCGCTCGGCATGGCCTCCTCGACGCGCGCCAGCGTCCATCTGACCACCACCGAGGACGAGGTCGATCGCTTCCTCGACGCGCTCCGCGGCGCTCAGCGGTACTTCGGAGTGGAGGCCGCATGA